A window of Cryptomeria japonica chromosome 3, Sugi_1.0, whole genome shotgun sequence contains these coding sequences:
- the LOC131034195 gene encoding uncharacterized protein LOC131034195 yields the protein MENTGSFYSLLNVRKNSSAHEIRSAYKKQALKWHPDKWLADPSLSEKAKLRFQQIREAYSVLSDDMKRALYDAGMYESSEDTDAFCDFLDEISTLMNNVKVQRNEEDEAEELQAMFKKMVQDDWFSLDSFDSPKVKDLKRITNKRSCRKA from the exons ATGGAGAATACTGGCTCATTTTATTCTCTTCTTAACGTCAGAAAGAACTCTTCTGCTCATGAAATACGCAGTGCTTATAAGAAACAGGCATTG AAATGGCACCCGGATAAATGGTTAGCTGATCCCTCTTTGTCAGAGAAAGCAAAGCTTCGGTTCCAACAGATTCGAGAAGCTTATTCAG TTTTGTCTGACGATATGAAAAGAGCTCTATACGATGCAGGCATGTACGAGTCTTCTGAAGACACTGAT GCATTTTGTGATTTCCTGGATGAGATTTCAACGCTGATGAATAATGTAAAGGTTCAG AGAAACGAGGAGGATGAGGCTGAAGAACTGCAGGCGATGTTCAAGAAAATGGTGCAGGACGACTGGTTTTCGCTTGATAGTTTTGATTCTCCCAAAGTAAAAGACTTGAAACGCATTACTAATAAGAGAAGCTGCAGAAAGGCCTAG